CATGGGCAAGACCACCCTCTTCCACGCCATCATGGGCCTCCTCCCCATCCAGGGGGAGGTTCTCCTGGGCGGTAGACCCCTGCCGCCCGGGGCGTTGGCCCGGGCCCACGCCGGCCTGGCCCTCGTCCCCCAGGGCCGGCAGATGATCCCCGGGCTCCGGGTGGAGGAGGAGTTGCTCCTGGCCCAGCGTCCAGGCCGTTGGACCTTGGAGAAGGTCTATGCCCTTTTCCCCAGGCTCCGCGAACGGCGCCACGCTCCGTCCACGGTGCTCTCAGGAGGGGAGCAGCAGATGCTGGCCATTGCCCGGGCCCTCCTGCGCAACCCCAG
This DNA window, taken from Armatimonadota bacterium, encodes the following:
- a CDS encoding ATP-binding cassette domain-containing protein; translation: MGKTTLFHAIMGLLPIQGEVLLGGRPLPPGALARAHAGLALVPQGRQMIPGLRVEEELLLAQRPGRWTLEKVYALFPRLRERRHAPSTVLSGGEQQMLAIARALLRNPRVLLLDEPTEGLSPLLVRHVGEILVEIARQGETILLAEQNASFALGMAHRVYFIEQGRITECVDAKRLREDPEILRQRMG